From the Streptomyces nodosus genome, the window CCCGCGTCGCGGACCTGCGCCGCCGCTAGCAACCCGACAGGCGCACGCACGGGCAGTCCGTCGGGACTCCGGGTGCGGTGTGGCCCGGGAAACGCCGCGGGGCGCCCTGGGACCGATGACAACGGTTCCAGGGCGCCCCGGTGCGGAAGAGCTACGGCGGCTCGGGAGTTCAGTCCTTGATCTCGCAGATCGCGGCGCCGGAGGAGAGGGAGGCGCCGACCTCCGCGGTCAGGCCCTTGATCGTGCCGGCTCGGTGCGCGTTGAGCGGCTGCTCCATCTTCATGGCCTCCAGGACGACGACCAGGTCGCCCTCCTGGACCTCCTGGCCCTCCTCGACCGCGACCTTCACGATCGTGCCCTGCATCGGGGAGGCCAGGGTGTCGCCGGAGACCGAGGGACCGGACTTCTTCGCCGCGCGCCGCTTCGGCTTGGCGCCCGCCGCCAGACCCGTACGGGCCAGCGACATACCGAGCGACGCGGGCAGCGACACCTCGAGACGCTTGCCGCCGACCTCGACCACGACCGTCTCACGGCCCGCCGGGTCCTCCTCGGCCTCCGCGTCCGCGGCCGCCGCGAACGGCTTGATCTCGTTGACGAACTCGGTCTCGATCCAGCGGGTGTGGACCGTGAAGGGGCCCTCGGAGCCGGTCAGTTCGGGCGCGAACGCGGTGTCCCTGACCACCGCGCGGTGGAACGGGATCGCCGTGGCCATCCCCTCGACCTGGAACTCGTCCAGGGCGCGGGCGGCCCGCTCCAGAGCCTCCTTGCGGGTGCGGCCCGTCACGATCAGCTTGGCCAGCAGGGAGTCCCACGCCGGGCCGATGACCGAACCCGACTCCACACCCGCGTCCAGCCGCACACCGGGGCCGGACGGCGGAGCGAACGCGGTCACCGTGCCGGGGGCGGGCAGGAAGCCCCGGCCCGGGTCCTCGCCGTTGATCCGGAACTCGAAGGAATGGCCGCGCAGTTCGGGGTCGTCATAGCCCAGTTCCTCGCCGTCGGCGATACGGAACATCTCACGGACCAGGTCGATGCCGGCGACCTCCTCGGTGACCGGGTGCTCGACCTGGAGCCGGGTGTTGACCTCCAGGAAGGAGATCGTCCCGTCGTTGCCGACCAGGAACTCCACCGTGCCCGCGCCCACATAGCCGGCCTCCTTGAGGATGGCCTTGGACGCCGAGTACAGCTCGGCGACCTGCCCGTCCGACAGGAACGGCGCGGGGGCCTCCTCGACCAGCTTCTGGTGGCGCCGCTGCAGCGAGCAGTCACGGGTGGAGACCACCACGACGTTGCCGTGCCGGTCGGCCAGGCACTGTGTCTCCACGTGCCGGGGCCGGTCCAGATAGCGCTCCACGAAGCACTCGCCACGGCCGAAGGCGGCGACCGCCTCACGGACCGCCGACTCGTACAGCTCGGGGATCTCCTCCAGGGTGCGGGCCACCTTCAGACCGCGCCCGCCACCGCCGAAGGCGGCCTTGATCGCGATCGGCAGGCCGTGCTCCTCGGCGAA encodes:
- a CDS encoding acetyl/propionyl/methylcrotonyl-CoA carboxylase subunit alpha, which codes for MRKVLIANRGEIAVRVARACRDAGIASVAVYADPDRDALHVRAADEAFALGGDTPATSYLDIDKVLQAAKDSGADAIHPGYGFLSENADFAQAVLDAGLIWIGPPPQAIRDLGDKVAARHIAQRAGAPLVAGTPDPVSGADEVVTFAEEHGLPIAIKAAFGGGGRGLKVARTLEEIPELYESAVREAVAAFGRGECFVERYLDRPRHVETQCLADRHGNVVVVSTRDCSLQRRHQKLVEEAPAPFLSDGQVAELYSASKAILKEAGYVGAGTVEFLVGNDGTISFLEVNTRLQVEHPVTEEVAGIDLVREMFRIADGEELGYDDPELRGHSFEFRINGEDPGRGFLPAPGTVTAFAPPSGPGVRLDAGVESGSVIGPAWDSLLAKLIVTGRTRKEALERAARALDEFQVEGMATAIPFHRAVVRDTAFAPELTGSEGPFTVHTRWIETEFVNEIKPFAAAADAEAEEDPAGRETVVVEVGGKRLEVSLPASLGMSLARTGLAAGAKPKRRAAKKSGPSVSGDTLASPMQGTIVKVAVEEGQEVQEGDLVVVLEAMKMEQPLNAHRAGTIKGLTAEVGASLSSGAAICEIKD